In Labeo rohita strain BAU-BD-2019 chromosome 16, IGBB_LRoh.1.0, whole genome shotgun sequence, one DNA window encodes the following:
- the LOC127178627 gene encoding uncharacterized protein LOC127178627 — translation MDNFSIKKKSAEKLLEYSKAALEEAERNVELANYAKRAHQDRMDSCNDLATAGTVLLAIPMFGWIAGPIMMSEGERGFEEASNDLSDAPWDKQDCESQVSNFNQKVSHYEGIISRTQTEIEQTSEALKRIEVEIKEVQKHLEDTGNIQNMVRSSVNLLSVLGGRVTVLERQTQRFILWQPVVKAMEDVMKAVVIIAENNNGIPGRLINTLRKKVGGLQALCNSPNNSEHDSYY, via the exons ATGGATAATTTCAGCATAAAGAAGAAGTCTGCTGAGAAGTTATTAGAGTACTCCAAAGCGGCTTTGGAGGAGGCTGAAAGAAATGTAGAATTAGCAAATTATGCTAAAAGAGCACATCAAGACAGGATGGATTCATGTAATGATTTAGCAACTGCAGGGACAGTGCTGCTTGCAATACCAATGTTTGGATGGATTGCTG GTCCAATAATGATGAGTGAGGGAGAGCGGGGATTTGAAGAAGCTTCAAATGACTTGAGTGATGCTCCGTGGGACAAACAAGACTGTGAGTCTCAAGTGAGTAACTTCAATCAAAAAGTTTCTCATTACGAGGGTATAATCTCTAGGACACAGACTGAAATTGAGCAGACCAGTGAGGCACTGAAGAGGATTGAGGTAGAGATTAAAGAGGTTCAAAAGCATCTAGAGGACACAGGAAATATTCAAAACATGGTCAGGAGTTCTGTAAACCTTCTGAGTGTTCTTGGTGGAAGAGTCACTGTACTGGAGAGGCAAACACAACGTTTCATCCTCTGGCAGCCTGTGGTTAAAGCCATGGAAGATGTGATGAAGGCAGTAGTAATTATAGCTGAGAATAACAATGGTATACCAGGCCGCCTCATTAATACTCTGAGGAAGAAAGTTGGAGGATTACAGGCTTTATGCAACTCACCCAATAATTCTGAACATGACAGCTATTACTGA